AGCGACACGCCGTAGCCGGCGTCGATGGCGATGTTGCCGTCCTCGCCCTTGGTGATGGTGCCCTTCAGCATGTTCATGCGCGGTGAACCGAGGAAACCGGCAACGAAGAGGTTGCGCGGATTGTCGAAAAGCTCAAGCGGGCTGCCCACCTGCTCGATGCGTCCTGCACGCAGCACCACGATCTTGTCGGCCATGGTCATGGCTTCCACCTGATCGTGGGTGACATAGATCATCGTTGTCTTGATATCGCGGTGCAGCCGCGTGATTTCGGCGCGGGTCTGCACGCGCAGTGCCGCATCGAGGTTCGACAACGGCTCGTCGAACAGAAAGATGTCAGGCTCGCGCACGATCGCGCGGCCGATGGCGACACGCTGGCGCTGGCCGCCGGAAAGCTGTTTCGGCTTGCGGTCGAGATAGGGCTCGATGGCGAGCATACGCGCCGCCTCGTTGATGCGGCTTTCGATTTCCGCCCGCTTGAAGCGCAGATTTTCCAGACCGAAGGCAAGGTTCTTGCGCACGCTCATATGTGGATAAAGCGCATAGGACTGGAACACCATAGCGATCTTGCGCTCGGCCGGCGACAACGCGCTGACATCGCGCCCGCCAATGCCGATGGTGCCGGAGGAGACGTCCTCAAGCCCTGCGATGATGCGCAGCAGCGTCGATTTTCCGCAGCCGGAGGGGCCGACGAAAACGACGAATTCACCGTTTTCGATCTGAAGATCGATATCATGCAGCACATGAACGGCGCCGAACGCCTTGTTGAGGTTTTCGAGTTTCAGACTTCCCATCACATGCTCCCTTCATCAGAGCCCGTCGTCGCGACGA
This is a stretch of genomic DNA from Agrobacterium fabrum str. C58. It encodes these proteins:
- a CDS encoding ABC transporter ATP-binding protein encodes the protein MGSLKLENLNKAFGAVHVLHDIDLQIENGEFVVFVGPSGCGKSTLLRIIAGLEDVSSGTIGIGGRDVSALSPAERKIAMVFQSYALYPHMSVRKNLAFGLENLRFKRAEIESRINEAARMLAIEPYLDRKPKQLSGGQRQRVAIGRAIVREPDIFLFDEPLSNLDAALRVQTRAEITRLHRDIKTTMIYVTHDQVEAMTMADKIVVLRAGRIEQVGSPLELFDNPRNLFVAGFLGSPRMNMLKGTITKGEDGNIAIDAGYGVSLPCLVDPATVSPGQPVLAGIRPSHFAIADAGLPFEVQYHESLGTETYLYGNLQGEKEQIIVHQAGHFAPASGSVLKIMPAREKVHVFDPATELALPRAASEGRG